A single genomic interval of Spinacia oleracea cultivar Varoflay chromosome 6, BTI_SOV_V1, whole genome shotgun sequence harbors:
- the LOC110799035 gene encoding protein GOS9-like produces MAQLAAQSQGVEKYGPYGCQTGQPWSMMLEPCESLCELIIKTGAVVDSITFVTTKCRRKFGGNGGNAEHKVTLQCGEYVTNISGAIGEWHKNVDITKLKIHTNLCKDGYGPYGGGPYTKYLYDFSSEVPSNGRVVGFFGTLENNYVQSIGLYVKKEC; encoded by the exons ATGGCTCAACTTGCCGCTCAG AGTCAGGGTGTTGAGAAATACGGGCCTTATGGGTGTCAGACTGGGCAACCATGGTCTATGATGCTTGAACCATGTgaaagtttatgtgaattaatcaTAAAAACTGGTGCTGTTGTTGATTCAATTACGTTTGTCACCACAAAGTGTCGTCGAAAGTTTGGCGGTAATGGCGGAAATGCTGAACACAAG GTTACACTCCAATGTGGCGAATATGTAACCAATATAAGTGGGGCTATTGGAGAATGGCACAAAAATGTTGACATAACAAAGTTAAAGATTCATACTAACTTGTGTAAGGATGGTTATGGACCTTATGGAGGTGGACCGTACACCAAGTATTTGTATGATTTTAGCTCAGAAGTACCATCAAATGGCCGTGTTGTCGGATTCTTCGGAACATTGGAAAACAACTACGTTCAGTCCATTGGACTCTACGTCAAAAAG GAGTGCTAA